A window from Fibrobacter sp. encodes these proteins:
- a CDS encoding TrpB-like pyridoxal phosphate-dependent enzyme has protein sequence MRNSLKLDGQVKTYLEENELPKAWYNVRADMKKKPAPLLNPGTGKPVTFEDLQPVFCDELIKQELDNDTPYIPIPEDILTFYKMYRPSPLVRAYFLEQALGTPAHIYYKFEGNNTSGSHKLNSAIAQAYYAKKQGLKGVTTETGAGQWGTALSMASAFFGLDCQVYMVKVSYEQKPFRREVMRTYGAKVTPSPSMTTDIGKKINAEFPGTTGSLGCAISEAVEAAVKQEGYRYVLGSVLNQVLLHQSVIGLETKAALDKLGVKADLIIGCAGGGSNLGGLISPFVGEKLRGEADYDILAVEPASCPSFTRGKYAYDFCDTGMVCPLAKMYTLGSSFIPSANHAGGLRYHGMSSILSELYDQGLMRATSVEQTKVFEAAKLFAQTEGILPAPESSHAIRATIDEALKCKESGQAKNIVFGLTGTGYFDMVAYQKFNDGEMNDYIPTDEDIAKSLAKLPQIG, from the coding sequence ATGAGAAACTCGCTCAAACTCGACGGCCAGGTCAAGACTTACCTCGAAGAAAACGAACTCCCGAAGGCATGGTACAACGTCCGTGCCGACATGAAGAAGAAGCCCGCTCCGCTTCTGAACCCGGGCACCGGCAAGCCCGTGACCTTCGAAGACCTGCAGCCCGTGTTCTGCGACGAACTCATCAAGCAGGAACTCGACAACGATACGCCGTACATTCCTATTCCCGAAGACATCCTCACGTTCTACAAGATGTACCGTCCGTCGCCGCTGGTCCGTGCCTACTTCCTCGAACAGGCTCTCGGCACCCCGGCCCACATCTACTACAAGTTTGAAGGCAACAACACCTCGGGTTCTCACAAGCTCAACTCCGCCATCGCTCAGGCCTACTACGCCAAGAAGCAGGGCCTCAAGGGCGTGACGACCGAAACGGGTGCAGGCCAGTGGGGCACCGCCCTTTCCATGGCTTCCGCCTTCTTCGGCCTCGACTGCCAGGTGTACATGGTGAAGGTTTCCTACGAACAGAAGCCGTTCCGCCGCGAAGTGATGCGCACTTACGGTGCCAAGGTGACCCCGTCCCCGTCCATGACGACCGACATCGGCAAGAAGATCAACGCTGAATTCCCGGGCACCACCGGAAGCCTCGGCTGCGCCATCTCCGAAGCCGTGGAAGCCGCCGTGAAGCAGGAAGGCTACCGCTATGTTCTCGGTTCCGTGCTGAACCAGGTGCTCCTCCACCAGTCCGTCATCGGTCTCGAAACGAAGGCCGCCCTCGACAAGCTCGGCGTGAAGGCCGACCTCATCATCGGTTGCGCTGGCGGTGGTTCCAACCTCGGTGGTCTTATCAGCCCGTTCGTCGGCGAAAAGCTCCGTGGCGAAGCCGACTACGATATTCTCGCCGTTGAACCGGCCAGCTGCCCGAGCTTCACTCGCGGTAAGTACGCCTACGACTTCTGCGATACCGGCATGGTCTGCCCGCTCGCCAAGATGTACACGCTGGGCTCCAGCTTCATTCCGTCTGCCAACCACGCCGGTGGCCTCCGTTACCACGGCATGAGCAGCATCCTCTCTGAACTCTACGATCAGGGCCTGATGCGCGCTACTTCCGTCGAACAGACGAAGGTGTTCGAAGCCGCCAAGCTCTTCGCCCAGACCGAAGGCATCCTCCCGGCTCCGGAATCCAGCCACGCCATCCGCGCCACAATCGACGAAGCCCTCAAGTGCAAGGAATCGGGCCAGGCCAAGAACATCGTGTTCGGCCTCACCGGTACGGGTTACTTCGACATGGTCGCCTACCAGAAGTTCAACGACGGCGAAATGAACGACTACATCCCGACGGATGAAGATATCGCCAAGAGCCTCGCCAAGCTTCCGCAGATTGGCTAA
- a CDS encoding NifU family protein — translation MSEEMCANLSQKVQEIAKAPKYRGAIFQIEADEKGLALVDVKVSSLKVYLMIDPECDKILETRFFTYGGPIFTALADTFCKMIQQKTIDEACAITTVSIEESLRDTPDVRAIPESAPEISQMQTLIEMVAQVYPEKKGTAILVREKMDRIKYRTQTAEGRAEADAEWNAMTKPQKIEKIEAWLHQSVRGMLQGDGGDVEILDLTEDNRLKIRYQGACAGCGSAMGGTLFYIEDELKNNVYYNLIVEPEDPLDNLPPNAMSDADRNLAGLDDNNPPASLF, via the coding sequence ATGAGTGAAGAAATGTGCGCCAACCTCTCCCAGAAAGTGCAGGAGATTGCAAAGGCCCCGAAGTACCGCGGAGCCATATTCCAGATTGAAGCCGACGAGAAAGGACTCGCGCTTGTAGACGTGAAGGTATCCAGCCTGAAGGTCTACCTGATGATTGACCCCGAATGCGACAAGATTCTCGAGACCAGGTTCTTTACCTACGGCGGCCCCATATTCACCGCGCTCGCCGACACGTTCTGCAAGATGATTCAGCAGAAGACCATCGACGAGGCGTGCGCCATCACCACAGTGAGCATCGAGGAAAGCCTCCGCGACACGCCCGATGTGAGGGCCATTCCGGAGAGCGCACCCGAAATTTCGCAGATGCAGACGCTTATCGAGATGGTTGCGCAGGTCTACCCCGAAAAGAAGGGAACCGCAATCCTCGTGCGCGAGAAGATGGACCGCATCAAGTACCGCACGCAGACCGCCGAAGGCCGCGCGGAAGCGGATGCGGAATGGAACGCGATGACCAAGCCACAGAAAATCGAGAAAATCGAGGCCTGGCTCCACCAGTCCGTACGCGGCATGCTTCAGGGTGACGGCGGCGACGTCGAGATCCTCGACCTGACCGAAGACAACAGGCTCAAGATACGCTACCAGGGCGCATGTGCCGGCTGCGGCTCCGCCATGGGCGGAACACTCTTCTACATCGAAGACGAACTCAAGAACAACGTGTACTACAACCTGATTGTAGAGCCCGAAGACCCGCTCGACAACCTTCCGCCGAACGCGATGTCCGATGCCGACCGCAATTTGGCCGGACTGGACGACAACAATCCTCCAGCGAGTTTGTTCTAG